One genomic window of Tatumella citrea includes the following:
- a CDS encoding EAL domain-containing protein: MRSTARLTAIITFTSMLAMLLMLSGCIASFLWLNKQRIEHQFNTLTTSLDQALFTHRPQDMEHWLRGIMPVVNIERLELYDGRQVVLSLTRHEVPLIEDTPNQFYHFSATLLHHPSLTVRIAILNPALTWLRSFIGISTFIFMALVVLAMSVLLVLLHFWMHRQSIGIALLEARTERILRGERSSGVRSQQQEWPLQVGQALDSLLQEVELAGVRRARIETLIREFASVDTESGLNNRMFFESRFSTLLDEQEDASEHGCIMMIRFTESASGGRGSKEHADNSQLFELVHSLSAMLSCYPGALLARYFQQDFSVLLPHRSLKEAEGIAAKLITAADGLSPLHNYDKEDFIHIAISDWQRGQSVSTVMERLDLAMRRATLSGGNNWAVEEGNISITGRGSVRWRTLLEKTCQLGGAELYQKAVIDSQSYVHHRALQGRIKDDNKYILAAEYMPLVCSLGLAAPWDRQWLTEITAQVAGSVSGSWSFPLTTEALLQGPFVRWLYKKLLDIPRSQRKHFLFELAEADVGQHTNRLLPVLHALNAFGCRIIISHAGQTLVSSDYLQQAKIEMIKLDTGLVRNIDRRPENQLLVSSLVESCLSASTLVFATGVKTREEWQMLVNLGVNGGQGDYIAPTLPVKFAQSGHRQNLPAK, from the coding sequence ATGCGTTCAACTGCCCGCCTCACGGCTATCATTACTTTTACCAGCATGCTGGCAATGCTACTGATGTTATCCGGATGTATTGCCAGTTTTCTCTGGCTGAATAAACAACGAATTGAGCATCAGTTTAATACCCTGACCACTTCACTGGATCAGGCTCTGTTCACCCACCGCCCGCAGGATATGGAACACTGGCTGCGCGGAATTATGCCGGTAGTGAACATCGAAAGGCTTGAACTCTATGATGGCCGCCAGGTGGTGCTCTCTCTGACCCGCCATGAAGTGCCGTTAATAGAAGATACCCCGAATCAGTTCTACCATTTTTCCGCCACGTTATTGCATCACCCCTCTCTGACCGTGCGCATTGCCATTCTGAACCCTGCTTTAACCTGGCTGCGATCATTTATTGGAATCTCAACGTTTATTTTTATGGCGCTCGTTGTACTGGCGATGTCAGTGCTTTTGGTATTGCTGCATTTCTGGATGCACCGTCAGTCAATAGGCATTGCACTGCTGGAGGCACGCACTGAGCGGATCTTGCGTGGAGAAAGATCATCCGGGGTCAGATCACAGCAACAGGAGTGGCCATTGCAGGTTGGGCAGGCTCTGGACAGTTTGTTGCAGGAGGTTGAGCTGGCAGGTGTCAGGCGGGCGAGGATTGAAACCTTAATCCGCGAGTTTGCTTCAGTGGACACAGAAAGTGGCCTGAATAATCGTATGTTCTTTGAATCCCGATTTTCGACATTGCTTGATGAGCAGGAAGATGCCAGTGAGCATGGTTGCATCATGATGATTCGTTTCACTGAGTCTGCCTCCGGAGGGAGAGGTTCCAAAGAGCACGCTGATAACTCACAGTTATTTGAGCTGGTTCATAGTCTGTCGGCGATGCTTTCCTGTTACCCGGGGGCATTGCTGGCGCGCTATTTTCAGCAGGATTTTTCAGTACTGCTTCCCCATCGCTCACTAAAAGAAGCTGAAGGAATTGCGGCGAAATTAATTACTGCTGCGGATGGGCTGTCCCCCCTGCATAACTACGATAAAGAGGATTTTATCCATATTGCTATCAGTGACTGGCAACGTGGTCAGTCGGTATCCACGGTGATGGAACGTCTGGATCTGGCGATGCGCAGGGCGACCTTATCAGGGGGTAATAACTGGGCAGTAGAAGAGGGAAATATCAGTATTACAGGACGCGGCAGCGTACGCTGGCGGACTTTGCTGGAAAAAACCTGTCAACTGGGTGGAGCAGAGCTTTATCAGAAAGCGGTAATCGATAGTCAGAGCTATGTTCACCATCGCGCGTTACAGGGCCGAATTAAAGATGACAATAAATACATTTTAGCGGCAGAATACATGCCATTAGTTTGTTCACTGGGATTGGCAGCTCCCTGGGATCGTCAGTGGCTGACGGAGATCACTGCTCAGGTCGCCGGATCAGTGTCAGGATCATGGTCTTTTCCGCTGACAACCGAGGCTTTGTTACAGGGGCCATTTGTCCGTTGGCTTTATAAGAAGCTGTTGGATATTCCCCGTTCACAAAGAAAACACTTTTTATTTGAACTTGCTGAAGCAGATGTAGGTCAACATACCAATCGGTTGTTGCCTGTACTGCATGCACTGAACGCATTTGGTTGTCGGATTATTATCAGTCATGCGGGGCAAACCCTCGTGAGCAGTGATTATCTGCAGCAAGCGAAAATAGAGATGATCAAACTGGATACCGGGCTGGTTCGTAATATTGATCGCCGGCCTGAAAACCAGTTATTAGTGAGCAGCCTGGTAGAGAGTTGCCTTTCGGCTTCGACATTAGTGTTCGCTACCGGGGTTAAAACCCGGGAAGAGTGGCAGATGTTGGTAAATTTAGGTGTCAACGGTGGACAAGGTGACTATATTGCGCCAACCTTACCGGTTAAATTTGCACAGAGTGGTCACCGACAGAATTTGCCGGCGAAATAG
- the mreB gene encoding rod shape-determining protein MreB, with protein sequence MFKKFRGMFSNDLSIDLGTANTLIYVKGQGIVLNEPSVVAIRQDRAGSPKSVAAVGQEAKQMLGRTPGNIAAIRPMKDGVIADFFVTEKMLQHFIKQVHSNSFMRPSPRVLVCVPVGATQVERRAIRESALGAGAREVFLIEEPMAAAIGAGLPVSEATGSMVVDIGGGTTEVAVISLNGVVYSSSVRIGGDRFDEAIINYVRRNYGSLIGEATAERIKHGIGSAYPGDEVLEIEVRGRNLAEGVPRGFTLNSNEILEALQEPLTGIVSAVMVALEQCPPELASDISERGMVLTGGGALLRNLERLLMEETGIPVVVAEDPLTCVARGGGKALEMIDMHGGDLFSEE encoded by the coding sequence ATGTTTAAAAAATTTCGTGGCATGTTTTCCAATGACTTGTCCATTGACCTGGGTACCGCCAATACCCTGATTTATGTAAAAGGGCAAGGCATCGTGCTGAACGAGCCTTCTGTGGTTGCTATCCGTCAGGATCGTGCCGGTTCGCCAAAAAGTGTTGCAGCGGTTGGCCAGGAAGCTAAACAGATGCTGGGCCGCACACCCGGTAATATTGCAGCCATCCGCCCGATGAAAGATGGTGTTATTGCTGACTTTTTCGTCACCGAAAAAATGCTCCAGCACTTTATCAAACAAGTTCACAGTAACAGCTTTATGCGCCCAAGCCCGCGCGTACTGGTGTGTGTGCCGGTAGGTGCCACTCAGGTAGAGCGTCGTGCTATCCGCGAATCTGCACTGGGTGCTGGTGCCCGGGAAGTGTTCCTGATTGAAGAACCAATGGCTGCTGCTATCGGTGCCGGTTTGCCGGTTTCTGAAGCTACCGGCTCAATGGTTGTGGATATCGGTGGGGGTACTACTGAGGTTGCAGTGATCTCTCTGAACGGTGTGGTCTATTCTTCTTCTGTACGTATTGGTGGTGATCGCTTTGATGAGGCTATCATTAACTATGTCCGCCGTAATTACGGATCGCTGATTGGTGAAGCTACTGCTGAACGAATCAAGCATGGAATTGGTTCAGCCTATCCGGGCGATGAAGTGCTGGAAATTGAAGTGCGTGGCCGTAATCTGGCTGAAGGTGTCCCGCGTGGATTTACCCTGAACTCTAATGAAATTCTTGAAGCATTGCAGGAACCATTAACCGGTATTGTCAGCGCTGTAATGGTCGCGCTGGAGCAGTGCCCGCCGGAACTGGCGTCTGATATTTCAGAACGCGGAATGGTGTTGACGGGCGGTGGTGCGTTGTTACGTAACCTTGAGCGCCTGCTGATGGAAGAAACCGGAATCCCGGTTGTGGTAGCTGAAGATCCGCTGACCTGTGTTGCCCGTGGTGGCGGTAAAGCGTTGGAAATGATCGATATGCATGGCGGGGATCTGTTCAGCGAAGAATAA